One part of the Salvelinus fontinalis isolate EN_2023a chromosome 4, ASM2944872v1, whole genome shotgun sequence genome encodes these proteins:
- the si:ch211-113d22.2 gene encoding uncharacterized protein si:ch211-113d22.2, producing the protein MKTVLALLMLVCLACHSHALKCHSCVASNEDDCTKQGSTTCPQFADACSTIIAQNTVMKSCSYKAFCDKAHSGNSGAKMECCFTDDCNGPHKGHQHGEHKNTAGALGASPALLLGALMLRMALSRF; encoded by the exons ATGAAGACTGTCCTGGCTCTGCTGATGTTGGTATGCCTGGCCTGCCACA GTCACGCACTGAAGTGTCACTCATGCGTAGCGTCCAATGAGGATGATTGTACTAAACAAGGATCAACCACCTGCCCTCAATTCGCTGACGCCTGCTCCACCATCATAGCACAGA ACACGGTGATGAAGTCATGCTCCTACAAAGCATTCTGTGATAAGGCACACAGTGGCAACTCTGGAGCCAAGATGGAGTGTTGTTTCACTGATGACTGCAATGGGCCTCATAAGGGCCACCAGCACGGGGAACACAAAAACACAGCTGGAGCCCTGGGAGCCAGCCCTGCTCTGCTACTTGGGGCTCTGATGCTCCGCATGGCCCTCAGCAGGTTCTAA